A portion of the Homalodisca vitripennis isolate AUS2020 chromosome 2, UT_GWSS_2.1, whole genome shotgun sequence genome contains these proteins:
- the LOC124353887 gene encoding cell division control protein 45 homolog, with product MYINDIINDFYKKIIGKKVLVLANCDVDSVCSCKILQWLFQCDSIVYTLIPVQGIQHMITAFEEHASDVKLVILVNCGGTLDLLEVLQPEQDVVFYIIDSHRPSDVCNIYNNEQIYIVQKPGDEEVIPDFDDIFGNDDLDDEDGSEREGDSDDEGESRAAKRQRLNESAILRRRERRLWEDKRNRLMFDYTQFTYYGRSSAIVLYELAWRLSKDNIDVLWWGIVGVTAQLVLGQTTTERYQEEIENITLHIGRLCPSVADDDNASLHSASTAHATAQYTTATRISSEKDLALALYRHWTVEQSLRHSMFTAVRLKLWTVRGEKRLQQLLAEMGLPLVESKQMFVAMDLSLRRQFHDMMNKMADSHQLDNVVFQSFTLHHGCRHKYQATDCVYAIVALFNPSDKEIKYNDCFRDALASLSRQHRTLLEEGIERAKKLLTVIYRQTHNALDMKQIISAGPFLYMVIQEGSLDARYYSEPTCLGMLAYIALRSYVASSRKRAAGLPLVVSAPLTATPEECIVLGVPPVAEAIPRNFFGKAFEQAAEKTNSRIDMDYFDSSVIRMKTEDRPKFFDALTALLS from the exons atgtacattaacgATATAATCAATGACTTCTACAAGAAAATTATAGGCAAG aaagttCTGGTCCTTGCAAATTGCGACGTTGATTCTGTATGTTCCTGCAAAATCCTCCAATGGCTTTTCCAATGTGACAGCATCGTCTACACATTAATTCCTGTTCAAGGTATTCAGCACATGATAACAGCATTTGAAGAGCATGCTTCAGAT GTAAAGCTGGTGATTCTTGTAAATTGTGGAGGTACTCTGGACCTTCTAGAAGTATTGCAGCCTGAACAGGATGTGGTGTTCTACATAATCGACAGTCACCGGCCGTCAGATGTTTGCAACATTTATAACAATGAGCAg ATATACATCGTACAGAAACCTGGGGATGAAGAGGTGATTCCCGATTTTGATGACATATTCGGGAATGATGATTTG GATGATGAGGATGGCAGCGAACGGGAGGGGGACAGTGATGATGAGGGTGAGTCACGTGCTGCCAAGCGTCAGAGATTGAACGAGTCAGCCATACTCCGCAGGCGTGAGCGCAGGCTCTGGGAGGACAAACGGAACCGACTGATGTTCGACTACACGCAGTTCACCTACTATGGGAGATCA AGTGCCATTGTATTGTATGAGTTGGCGTGGAGGTTGTCCAAAGACAATATCGATGTCTTGTG GTGGGGAATTGTGGGGGTGACGGCACAACTAGTGCTGGGCCAGACGACCACAGAACGGTACCAAGAGGAGATAGAGAACATTACACTACACATTGGACGACTGTGCCCCAGCGTAGCGGACGATGACAACGCCAGTCTACACTCGGCCAGCACAGCGCATGCCACTGCACAGTACACCACGGCCACTCGCATCAGTAGTGAGAAGGA TCTAGCACTAGCCCTCTACCGACATTGGACTGTAGAACAGAGTCTGAGACACTCCATGTTCACGGCTGTCAGACTCAAGCTATGGACAGTTCGTGGAGAGAAGAGGCTACAACAGCTGTTGGCAGAGATGGG CCTACCCCTCGTGGAGAGCAAGCAGATGTTTGTGGCAATGGACCTTTCTTTGCGTCGACAGTTCCACGACATGATGAACAAGATGGCCGACAGCCATCAACTGGACAATGTTGTATTCCAGTCGTTCACTCTCCATCACGGCTGTCGACACAAGTACCAGGCCACAGACTGTGTGTACGCCATAGTGGCACTCTTCAACCCTTCA GATAAGGAAATAAAGTACAATGATTGTTTCCGAGATGCTCTCGCATCTTTGTCAAg GCAGCATCGGACGTTGCTAGAGGAGGGGATAGAAAGGGCAAAGAAGCTCTTGACAGTCATCTACAGGCAGACACACAATGCTTTGGATATGAAACAGATCATTTCTGCTGGGCCCTTCCTCTACATGGTCATACAAGAG GGAAGCCTAGATGCGAGGTATTACAGTGAACCAACGTGTCTGGGCATGTTGGCCTATATTGCACTGAGATCGTATGTAGCCTCGTCCCGCAAGAGGGCTGCTGGACTCCCGCTGGTGGTCTCTGCTCCCTTAACTGCCACACCTGAGGAGTGTATTGTCCTTGGTGTGCCTCCAGTAGCTGAGGCTATACCTCGCAA